CCGCCGGGCGCGCCGCCGGGGGGCGGTAGTCCGCCGCCGCGGCCAGGGGGCTCCGCCCGGGCTTGTCCAGGACCATGCGCGCCTTGCGCTGGCCGGCTTCCACGTGCAGCTGGGCGGAGCGGCCTTGATGCTCGGCCGTCACCCACCAGCTGCCCTCGCCGCAGGCCAGTTCCAGCCGGCCCTGGCCATCCGTGCGCTGGGCCAGGGCGGGGATCCAGCCGCCATAGTTGAAGAGATGGAAGACGATGCGGCAAGCGGGCAGCGGCCTTCCACGCCCGTCCACCACCTCCAGGCGCAGCGTCTTGACGGGACCGTAGACGGCGGTGGAGTTGACGCTGGTGCTGCGTCCCTCCCGCCGCAGGACGGGCTCGGCGCCGGGGGGGACCGCGCCCCAGGCCTGGCTGACCACCAGCATGGCCCGCGCCGCCGGGCCGCTGAACCAGGCCTCGCCCAGGGCCGGGGCGGGTTCGCAGGCGCCCAGGTAGGTCCAGGCGCCGTCCACCCACAGCTCCACCCAGGCGTGATTGTCGTCCATGTGGGCCCAATAGGGTGTGTAGCATTGACGGGCGGGAATGCCCACGCTGCGCAGGGCGGCGATGGCCAGGATCATCTCCTCCTCGCAGCGGCCGTAGCCGGCGCGGAGGGTGGTGAGGGGGTCCTGGTCGCGGCCGTCGGTGGGCCGGTAGGTGGCCTGTTCGTGGCACCAGTGGTTCACCTCGAGGGCGGCCTCGCCCATGGCCAAGCCGGCCAGGCGGGGGGCCAGCTCCGCCAGGAAGGGGCCGCGCCAGCGGGTGAAGGGCTCCTGGGAGACCCGGTGGGGCAACACGTAGTGGCGCCACAGCTCATCCGGCACCTGCGCGCCCCAGGGAAAGTCCGCCCGCGCCCGGCGGGCCAGGCGCAGGTTCTCCACCAGGTCCGCCGCGGCCAGCTCCGCCAGGTCCGACAGGGGCAGGTTGGCCAG
This genomic interval from bacterium contains the following:
- a CDS encoding transglutaminase domain-containing protein, whose product is MRWPGILLAPTLACLLAFSPGAVAAEQVLDSLIALQRQRAGGRAAELFAPLAGTELRGEEREDYRFLLANLPLSDLAELAAADLVENLRLARRARADFPWGAQVPDELWRHYVLPHRVSQEPFTRWRGPFLAELAPRLAGLAMGEAALEVNHWCHEQATYRPTDGRDQDPLTTLRAGYGRCEEEMILAIAALRSVGIPARQCYTPYWAHMDDNHAWVELWVDGAWTYLGACEPAPALGEAWFSGPAARAMLVVSQAWGAVPPGAEPVLRREGRSTSVNSTAVYGPVKTLRLEVVDGRGRPLPACRIVFHLFNYGGWIPALAQRTDGQGRLELACGEGSWWVTAEHQGRSAQLHVEAGQRKARMVLDKPGRSPLAAAADYRPPAARPA